GAGCGTGTGCTTCTTGCCATCGGCGCGATTGCGCAGCGACGAGGGGAACGACCGCAGGTCCAGTTTTTCGTACAGGGTTTTGGCCTGCTTGCCGGAGGCGGCGGCCTTCTGCGCGACGAAGGGCTTGCCTGTGATCACGCGGATGCTGTCGCACAGCCGGTATTCGCTGCGGATCTCGAAGTTGCGGGTCGACTCGACCGGCTGGCTCTTCGACAGCAGGTCCGAATATTCGAGGCAGTTCTTGGCCGAAGCGCCGTTGTCGAACACGAGCGGCGTGCGCTCTGCCGTGAGCGAGGCCTTGAGGTTCTGCAGTGCCGAAAGCAGTTCCGGGTTGGTGACGTGCACCACGCCGACCGCGTGGTCGGCGGCAGGCGTGGCATTGGCGGCATGCAGGGCAGCGGAAACCATCGCGGCGCTGGCCAGGGCGATCCATCGTTTCATTTGACTTTCTCCAGCAGGGCGGCTTCCTTGCCGCGGCGGGTGGGGTACACGTCCCCGAAGTTCTTGAGCAGCTTGACCGCTTCGGTCCAGTCCTGTTCGGTGACGGCCTTCCAGAATTTCGGCGTGGCGGCATCCAGGTTGACGCCGTACTGGAAGGACACCGACGCGATGACGGTCTGCGCTTCCGCGGGCAGGTCGATGAAGTTCTTCTTGGCGGCCGTGGCCGAGTCGTACTTCAGCTTCACGCTGGCGATGTGGCTGGCCTTGGTGGCCTTGTCGATGGATTCGGCCTCGGCGGCGGTAATCGTCAGCGGCGTCTTTTCGATCAGCGTCTTGGCGTCGGTGCCCTTGGTGCCGAGGTAGGGTTTGAGCTTGGTGACCAGGCCGCTGGCCAGGCCCAGGTTCTTCAGATCGCTCTCGGAGCGTTGGCCCAGGTCGAACCCGGTTGCGATGGTCACGCCGCTCTTGCTCACGTTGGCCGCCGGCACGTAGCCGGTGGTCAGCGAGCCGCCCTCCAGGGCGCTCAGGAATGCATAGTCGATTTGTTCTGGCATGTCTGGTGGATGAAGGTGATCGGTGGCTGCCGCACTCGGAGGAATGGGCCGGTTCGTTGAGAAGAGGGGAATCGAAAAATCGCGCCCCCTGGGATGCGATCGGGCCGCCGCAGCGTCGTGCCGCGGGCCGAAGATATCATCGAAAAAGGTCGGCAAATCGTGGATCTTCTCCTGGCTCGCAGGTGATGCCTGCGTCAATGTTGTCCAAACATTTCATTCGTAACAGGCTGAGGAAAACATCGACATGGCAACACAACTGTGGCAGTTCTGGGTGGACCGTGGCGGCACCTTCACCGACGTGGTGGGCCGCCGGCCCGACGGCACCCTGGTCACGCACAAGCTGCTGTCCGAAAACCCCGGGCACTATCGCGATGCCGCGGTGGCCGGCATCCGCCACCTGCTGGGCCTGGCGCCCGGCGCGCCCGTGTCGCCCACGCAGGTGGAGTGCGTGAAGATGGGCACCACCGTGGCCACCAACGCGCTGCTGGAGCGCAAGGGCGAGCCCACGCTGCTGGTGACCACGCGGGGCTTTCGCGATGCGCTGCGCATCGCCTACCAGAACCGCCCCCGCCTGTTCGACCGCCGCATCGTGCTGCCCGAGCTGCTGTACAGCCGCGTGATCGAGGCGCAGGAGCGCGTGGGCGCCCATGGCGAGGTCGAGCAGGCGCTGGACGAGGCCCACCTGCGCGAGCGCCTGTGGGCCGCCCACGACGCGGGCCTGCGCAGCGTGGCCATCGTGTTCATGCATGGCTACCGCTACACCGCGCACGAGCAGGCGGCGGCGCGGCTCGCACACGAGGCGGGCTTCACGCAGGTGAGCACCTCGCACGGCACCAGCCCGCTGATGAAGTTCGTGAGCCGGGGCGACACCACCGTGGTGGATGCCTACCTGTCGCCCATCCTGCGCCGCTATGTGGAGCAGGTGGCGGCCGAGATGCCGGGCGTGCCGCTGTACTTCATGCAGTCGTCGGGCGGGCTCACCGATGCGCACCGTTTCCAGGGCAAGGACGCGATCCTCTCCGGCCCGGCCGGCGGGATCGTGGGGATGGCGCGCACGGCGGAGCTGGCCTTCGCGGGCCAGGCGCGCGGTGCCGGCGGGGCCGCTGGCCCAGGCGATTCGGTGCGCGTGATCGGCTTCGACATGGGCGGCACCTCCACCGACGTGAGCCACTACGCGGGCGAGTTCGAGCGCGAGTTCGAAACCCAGGTGGCGGGCGTACGCATGCGCGCGCCGATGATGAGCATCCACACCGTGGCCGCCGGCGGCGGCTCGCTGCTGGAATACGACGGTGCGCGCTTTCGCGTGGGCCCGCAGAGCGCGGGCGCCAACCCGGGGCCGGCCAGCTACCGCCGGGGCGGGCCGCTGGCCGTGACCGATGCCAACGTGATGGTCGGCAAGATCCAGCCCGCGCACTTTCCGCACGTGTTCGGCCATGGCGGCGACGAGCCGCTCGATGCGGCCGTGGTGCAGGCCCGCTTCGACGACCTCGCGGCGCAGGCCGGCCGCGCCGCGCACGACGTGGCGCACGGCTTCATCCAGATCGCGGTGCAGCAGATGGCCAATGCCATCAAGAAGATCTCGGTCGCACGGGGCTACGACGTCACGCGCTACACCCTGCAGTGCTTCGGCGGCGCGGGCGGGCAGCATGCCTGCCTGGTGGCCGATGCGCTGGGCATGCAGCGCGTGTTCGTGCACCCGCTGGCCGGCGTGCTGTCGGCCTACGGCATGGGCCTGGCCGACCAGAACCTGATCCGCGAGCAGGCGGTGGAGGCGCGCCTGTCGTCCGAGGCCCTGGGCGGCATCGCCCACACGCTGGATGCGCTGGCCCAGGCGGCCGAGGCCGAGATGGCACAGCAGCAGCAAGGCGGTGCGCCGGTGTCGGTGCGCCGCCGGGTGCATGTGCGGTACGAGGGCTCGGACGCGGCGCTGGTCGTGCCCGTCGGCGAGGTGCCGGAGGTGCCGGCCATCACGGCGGGGTTCGAGGCGGCGTACCGCCAGCGCTTCGCCTTTCTCATGCGGGGCCGGGCGTTGATCGTGGAGGCGGTCTCGGTCGAGGCGGTGGTGGCCGGCGACGCGCCGGTCGAGCCGATGCAGGCCCTGCAACCGCCGCGCGAGGCGCCGCGCCGTGGCACCGTGCGCATGTACACCGTGGGCGTGGACGGCGTGCCCGCGTGGCAGGACGCGGCCCTGGTGGTGCGCGAGGACCTGCGCCCCGGCGACGTGATCGCCGGCCCGGCCATCATTGCCGAGAAGAACGCCACCACCGTGGTGGAGCCGGGCTGGCAGGCCGCGCTGACGGCCCTCGACCACCTGGTGATCGACCGCACCACCGCGCGCAGCGTACGGCATGCGCTGGGCACCACGGTGGACCCGGTGCTGCTGGAGGTGTTCAACAACCTCTTCATGAACATCGCCGAACAGATGGGGCTGCAGCTGCAGAACACCGCGTACTCGGTGAACATCAAGGAGCGCCTCGACTTCAGCTGCGCGCTGTTCGACGCCCAGGGCCACCTGATCGCCAACGCGCCGCACATGCCGGTGCACCTGGGCTCGATGGGCGAGAGCATCAAGGCGGTCATCCACCGCAATGCCGGCCGCATGCAGCCGGGCGACGTGTACGTGCTGAACGACCCGTACCACGGCGGCACCCACCTGCCGGACATCACCGTCATCACGCCCGTGTACCTGGCCGAAGAGGCCGAACCCACGTTCTACGTCGGCAGCCGCGGCCACCATGCCGACGTGGGCGGCACCACCCCCGGCTCGATGCCGCCGTTTTCCACGCGCATCGAGGAAGAGGGTGTGCAGATCGACAACGTCAAGCTGGTGGAGCGCGGCGTGCTGCGCGAGGCCGAAATAGTGGCCCTGCTGCAAAGCGGCGAATACCCCAGCCGCAACCCGCAGCAGAACCTGGCCGACCTGAAGGCGCAGATCGCCGCCAACGAAAAGGGCGTGCAGGAGCTGCGGCGGATGGTGCAGCAGTTCGGCCTGCCCGTGGTGCAGGCCTACATGGGCCATGTGCAGGACAACGCCGAGGAGTCGGTGCGCCGGGCCATCACCCGCCTGGCCGCCCGGCTCCAGGACGGCGTCTTCACGCTGCCGCTGGACAACGGCGCGCAGATCCAGGTCGCCGTGCGCGTGGACGCCGCCGCCCGCAGCGCGGTGATCGACTTCACCGGCACCTCGGCGCAGCAGGCGAACAACTTCAACGCGCCCACCGCGGTGTGTATGGCCGCGGTGCTGTACGTGTTCCGCTCGCTGGTGGACGACGACATTCCGCTGAACGCCGGCTGCCTCAAGCCGCTGCAGGTCATCATCCCGCCCGGCTCCATGCTCAACCCCCTGCCGCCGGCGTCCGTGGTGGCGGGCAACGTGGAAACCTCCACCTGCATCACCAATGCGCTGCTGGGCGCGTTGGGCGTGTCGGCGGGCAGCCAGTGCACGATGAACAATTTCACCTTCGGCAACGACCGCCACCAGTACTACGAGACCATCTCGGGCGGCAGCGGCGCCGGTGGGGTGTTCGGCGACGACGGGGACTGCGTGGACGGTTTCGACGGCACGAACGTGGTGCAGACGCACATGACCAACTCGCGCCTGACCGATCCGGAGATCCTGGAGTTCCGCTTTCCGGTGCGGCTGGAGAGCTATGCCATCCGCACCGATTCGGGTGGAGCAGGGCGGTGGAAGGGCGGCAACGGCGGCGTGCGCCGGGTGCGGTTTCTCGAACCCATGACGGCCGGCATCCTGTCGAACGGGCGCCGCCACGGCGCGTTCGGCATGGCGGGCGGCCAGCCGGGGCAGCCGGGCATCAACCGGGTGGTGCGTGCGGACGGCCGGGTGGAGGTGCTGGAGCACATCGGCCAGGCGCAGATGGAGCCGGGCGATGTGTTCGAGGTGCACACGCCGGGGGGCGGCGGCTTCGGCGGGGCGGGTTCTTGATTTAAGCGGAAAAGGCCGCCAGCGCATATTCCACTAGGGCATCATGCTATTGAATTAGTAGCGTTCGGCTGTGTCCAGCCACCGATGCCGCTCGTCCGGTACGGACCGTTCGGCATGTGGTCAAACAGGCCGTGGCGGCATATTCTTCTAGGGCATATTGCTACAAATTTGGTAGCAAGCACATCGAAGAAGGCGCCGAGAAACACGCCGAGAAGATGCGCCGACGATCGCCTCAGGAGTCGCGGTCGGTGCTCTCGTGCAGGCGGCTCAGGCTGGGCGGCACGTTCTGGCCGGCCCGGCGCGCGCGGAACAGGGCAGCGCGCATCAGGAAGATGTTGGTCACCGGCACGGTGACCGCCACGAACAGGCCGATGAGCAGCGGGTGCAGCGCCAGCCCGGCGCCCTGGACCGAAAAGTACAGCAGCGTGGCCAGCACGATGCACCAGCACCCGAGCGTGGCGATCACGGACGGCGCGTGCACCCGCTCGAAGTAGGTCGGCAGGCGCAGCAGCCCGAGCGACCCCAGCAGGGCGATGCCGCACCCGGCCAGCACCAGGGCCGCGATGGCGATCTCGGCCCACAGGGGCAGGGTGGTGGCGGTCATTCGATCACCTCGCCGCGCAGCAGGAACTTGGCCATCGCCGTGGAGCTGGCAAAGCCCAGCAGCGCGATCAGCATCGCCGCCTCGAAGTAGTTCGTGCTGCCGTAGTAGATGCCCAGCACCAGCATGCACAGCATGCCGTTCAGGTACATGCAGTCCAGGGCCAGCACCCGGTCCTGCGCCGACGGGCCCTTGAGCATGCGCACCAGGGCGCAGGACATCGCCAGCACCAGCAGGAAGACGGCGACCGGCAGCGCGATGGACAGGATGGAACCGTTGGTCATGATTCGAAAATCTCCATCAGGGGGCGCTCGTAGCGCGTTTTGACGTGATCGATGGTGGCCTGCTTGTCGTCCAGTTCCAGCACGTGCAGCATCAGCACCGAACGGTCCAGCGACAGTTCGGCCCACGACGTGCCGGGGGTGATGCACACGATCATCGCCAGCACCGCCAGGGCGTTCGGGTCGCGCATCTCCAGTGGAATCTGCACGAAGCCCGGCGGGTGCGGCCGGTGGCCCGATGGCGTTGCCAGAAAGCGCAGCAGCCGCAGGTTGGACACCACGCTGTCGGCGATGACGGACGCCACCAGCCGCAGCACGGTGCCGGGCCGGCGGATGCGCACCGGCAGGGGCCGCAGGCCACGCGTGAGCGCAGGGATGGCGATGGCCACGCACGCCGCCAGCACGAGCTGCCCGGCGCTCACCGAGCGGTTGAGCATGAGCCACATCACGAACAGCGCCACGGACAGCAGCGGGGCCGGGAACAGGCGCTTCATGGCGTCTCCTTCGCGGGCGGCTGCGCCGGCGTGACCGGCCCGGGCACGGGCCGCGCCGACATCACCGCGCGGATGTAGCTGGACGGGGTGTGCAGCGCGTTGGCGGTGGCCTGCGTGAACCGCATCACCGCGCCGGCGTACAGCGTGAGGCCGATGCACCCGGCCAGCAGCAGCGCGATCGGCAGGCCTTCCAGTACGCGCAGCTGGGGCGGGCGGCGGTCGTGCGTGGTCCAAAAATAGCGCATGCCGGTGCGGGTGAGGGCGATCAGCGCGAAGAGGCCGGTGACGATCATCAGCGCCAGCAGCACCCACCCCGGCGTGCCGGGCTGGTAGCCGGATGACGAACCCAGGCCCAGCGGGTTCAGCAGCGCCGTCAGCATGGCGAACTTGCCCACGAAGCCCGACAGCGGCGGCAGCCCGGCGATCACCAGCGTGCACAGCAGGTAGGCCAGGCCCAGGAAGGCGGCGGCGGCGGGAATGACCCGGCCGATCAGCACGGTCTCGTCCTCGTCGAGGTTCAGGCCCGCGGCGGGCACCAGCTCGGCCGTGAGGAAAGGCGCGTCATCGTGCCGCTCGTGCGGCGCGAGCGTGGCGCCGTCGTTGCGCCAGCGGTCGATCAGGTCGCCCAGCAGGAACATCGCGCTGATCGCCAGCGTGGAGCTGGGCAGGTAGTACAGCAGCCCGGCGGTCAGCACGTTCTGCCCGAAACCGGCCGCCGCCAGCAGCGTGCCGGACGAAAGAATGGCCGCATAGCCCGCCAGGTGCGTGAGCCGCTGCGAGCCCAGCATGCCGATGCCGCCGAAGGCCATGGTGATCATGCCGCCGCCGATCAGCCACAGGCTGCCGAACAGCGCGGAGGCGCCGGCCTCGCTGCTGAACATGAGCGTCCACAGCCGCAGGATGGTGTACACGCCCACCTTGGTCATCAGCGCGAACAGCGCGCCGGCCGGCGCGGTGGCGGCGCTGTAGGCCGGCACCAGCCAGAAGTTGAGCGGCCACATCGCGGCCTTGATGAGGAAGGCCGTGGCCAGGATGGCCGCCGCCGCGTGCAGCAGGCCCCGGTCCGCCGCCGCCACCTTGGGAATGCTCTGCGCCAGATCGGCCATGTTCAGCGTGCCGGTGATGCCGTACAGCATCGACACGCCGATGAGAAACAGCGACGACGCCGCCAGGTTGATCGCGATGTAGTGCAGCCCGGCCTGCACGCGCGTGCGGCCCGAGCCGTGCAGCAGCAGCCCGTAGGAGGCGGCCAGCATGATCTCGAAGAACACGAACAGATTGAACAGGTCGGCGGTGAGGAACGCGCCCGCCAGCCCCATCAGCTGGAACTGGAACAGCGGGTGGTAGTGCACCCCGGCGCGGTGCCAGCGGGCGGCCGCGAAGACGATGGAGCACAGCGCGACGGCACTGGTCAGCGCCAGCATCATGGCCGAGAGCCGGTCCAGCGCCAGCACGATGCCGAACGGCGCGGGCCAGTTGCCCGGCAGGTACACGCCCATGGTGGTGGGCACGGTGGCCTGGGCCGTCCACAGCAGCAGCGCCGTGGCCACCAGCAGGCCGAGGAACGTGGATGCGATGTTCAGGCCCAGCTTGAGCCGCTGGCGCTCTTCGCGCAGCAGCAGCATCAGCGCGGCGGTGAGCAGCGGCAGCACGATGGGCACCAGCATCAGGTGCGGCATCCATGCGGAAAGGGCGTGCGCGAGGGCCGGGGTCACGGCATCTCCTGCACGTCGTGCGAGCGCGTGCCGTCCACATGGTCGGTGCCCGACATGCCGCGCGATGCCAGCAGCACCACGAGGAACAGCGCCGTCATGGCGAAGCCGATCACGATGGCGGTCAGCACCAGCGCCTGCGGCATGGGGTCGGCATAGTGCAGCAGGTCCTTCGGAACACCTTCCACCAGCACGGGTTCCTTGTTGATGGCCAAGCCCAGGCGGCCCATGCTGAAGATGAACAGGTTGACGGCATACGACAGCAGGGCCAGGCCCATGATGACCTGGAAGGTCCGTGGGCGCAGCAGCAGCCACACGCCGGAGCCGGTGAGCACGCCGATGGCAATGGCGAGAACGATTTCCATCAGCGGACTCCTCCTTCGGGGGCGGTGGTGTCGGGGCTGGCCGCCAGCTCGGCCTCGCGCTCCTCGGCCAGGCGCGCGTGGTAGCGGTGGCCGCGCACCGATTGGTGGGCGATGGCGGTGAGGATCAGCAGCGTCGAGCCGACGACCAGGGTGAACACGCCGATGTCGAAGAACAGCGCGCTGGCGATGTGGATCTCGCCGATCACCGGCAGGTGCAGGTGCGCGGTGTGGCTGGTCAGGAACGGATAGCCCAGCGCGATGGCACCCAGCCCGGTACCCAGGGCGAACAGCAACCCCATGCCGATCCAGCGGCGCGGGTACAGCGGCAGATGCGCCTCGACCCAGTGCGTGCCCGAGATGATGTATTGCAGCAGCAGCCCCACCGACAGCACCAGCCCGGCCACGAAGCCGCCGCCAGGCTCGTTGTGGCCGCGCATGAACATGTAGAACGACACCAGGGCCGTGAACGGCAGCAGCAGCCGCACCAGCACGGCGGGCACCATCAGGTAGCCGATGGCGGTGTCGGTCGCATTGCGCGGATTGAGCAGGTCGGTCTGCAGATCGGCCGGCATGTTGCGCTGCTGCTCGGGCAGGTCCATGGTCTCGCGCGCGGGGCGGAAGCGGCGCAGCAGCGCATACACCGTCAGGGCGACGATGCCCAGCACCACGATCTCGCCGAAGGTGTCGAAGCCGCGGAAGTCCACCAGCATCACGTTGACCACGTTGGTGCCGCCGCCCTCGGTCTGCGCGCGCTCCAGGAAGAAGGTGGACGTGCTTTCAGGGAACGGCCGGCTCATCATGGTGAAGGCCAGCCAGGCCATGCCGGCGCCGGCGGCCAGCGCCACCGCCATGTCGCGCAGCCGCCGTGCCCGCACGATGCCCGGGTGGGTTGTGTCCACGCCGCGCAACCGCTCGTCGCGCCGCGGTAGCCAGCGCAGGCCCAGCAGAACGAGTACGGTGGTGACGATCTCCACCACGATCTGCGTGAGTGCCAGGTCGGGCGCCGAGAACCACAGAAAGGTGATGCAGGTGCACATGCCCGCGCCGCCCATGAGCGTCAGTGCCGCCAGCCGGTGGTACTTGGCCTGCCATGCCGCGGCCACCGCGCAGATCGAGCCCAGCGTCCATAGCACGACGAAGGCCGGTGACAGGGGCAGCGTGCCGCGGTCGCCGAGCTGCAGGCCCTGCGTCCACAGCGGCAGGGCGGCAGCGGCCAGGGCAGCCAGCACCAGCCACAGCATCTGCCACTGCAGCCGCGGCGTGGCCATCAGGCGCCGGCCGTTGTGCCCGCACAGCGTGAGCCAGGTGAGGGCGATCTCGAACAGGCGCCGCCCGCTCACGCGGTAGATGAGCGGGGGCGCATCCACCTTGCCGGCGGCGCGCTGGCGGCGCAGCAGAAGGTACAGCGCGGTGCCGCCGCCCAGGGCGACCAGGCTCATCACGAAGGGGGTATTGAAGCCGTGCCAGATGGCCAGGCTGAACTCGGGCAACGGGCCGCCGACCACTGGCCGCGCCGCCGCGTCCAGGTACTGGCCCACCGACCACGCGGGAAAGATGCCGACCACCAGGCAGGCCAGCACCAGCAGTTCCACCGGCACGCGCATCCAGTGCGGGGGCTCGTGCGGCTGGCGCGGCAGGTCTTGCGCGCGTGGCCCCCAGAACACATCCACGATGAAGCGCAGGGAGTAGGCCACGCTGAACACGCCGGCCAGCGTGGCGGCGACGGGCAGCACGGTCGCCACCAGCGGTGAGGCGTCCAGGAACACCGTCTCGGCGAAGAACATTTCCTTGGACAGAAAGCCGTTGAGCAGCGGCACGCCCGCCATGGAGGCGCTGGCCACCATCGCCAGGGTGGCCGTCACCGGCATCATGGTGCGCAGCCCGGACAGGCGCCGGATGTCGCGCGTCCCGCTTTCATGGTCCACGATGCCCGCCGCCATGAAAAGCGAGGCCTTGAAGGTGGCGTGGTTCATGATGTGGAACACCGCCGCCACCGCCGCCAGCGGGCTGTTCAGCCCCAGCAGCAGCGTGATCAGGCCCAGGTGCGAGATCGTGGAATACGCCAGCAGCCCCTTGAGGTCGTTCTGGAACATGGCCGCGTAGCCGCCCACCAGCAGCGTGCACACGCCCGCGCCGCCCACCAGCCAGAACCAGGGCTCGGTGCCGCCCATCACGGGCCACATGCGCGCCAGCAGGAAGACGCCGGCCTTCACCATCGTGGCCGAGTGCAGGTAGGCCGACACGGGTGTCGGCGCGGCCATGGCGTTGGGGAGCCAGAAGTGGAAGGGGAACTGCGCGCTCTTGGTCAACGCGCCCAGCAGCACCAGCACCAGGGCCGTCAGGTACCACGGGTGGTTGCGGATCTGCTCGCCGGCGGCCAGCACATGGTCGAGGTCGTAGCTGCCCACGATGTGCCCGATCACCAGCATGCCGGCCAGCATGCACAGCCCGCCCGTGCCTGTCACCGTGAGCGCCATGCGAGCGCCCCGTCGCGCGTCCTGGCGGTGGTACCAGTAGCCGATCAGCAGGAAGGAGAACAGGCTGGTGAGTTCCCAGAAGAAGGCCAGCTGGATGATGTTGCCCGACAGCACCACACCGGCCATCGCCCCCATGAACGCCAGGAAGAACGAGAAGAAGCGCGGCACCGGATCGGCCGGCGACATGTAGTAGCGCGCATACAGCACCACCAGCGAGCCGATGCCCAGGATCAGCATGCAGAACATCCAGGCGAATCCGTCCATGCGGATCACCAGGTTCAGCCCCAGCGCGGGCAGCCAGGGGATTTCCTGGCGCAGCACCCCGCCCGCGGCGATCTCCGGAAAGTACAGCGCGGCCTGCACCGCGCAGAACAGCGCGATCGCACCGGCGAGTGTGGATTCGGTGTTGCGCGCGTTCGACGGCAGCACCGCCGCCAGCAGGCTGCCGATGAAGGGGAGGAGGACGAGGAGGATCAGGGGCATGCCCGGACGATTCTACGGGCATGCCTTTCGGACATGCTATGAATACCCTAGCAGAGCCCGGAGATTGGGCGTGCTGCTGGCTCGCAATCCGTTGGGTGTCTAACGCGACGCGCCCGCCATGGGCGGCGATGGGACGGCTGCGGCCGGCGCGCCGCCGAACGCGGCACCGTTCACCGTGAGGCCTTCGCTGGACAGGCGCGCGGCGGAGGCCTTGCCCAGGCCCGGGACGCGGCCGACGAGGTCTGGCCAGTTCTGGAACGGACCTTTCTCCCGGGCCTGGAGAATCCTGGCCGACAGTGCCGGGCCGATGCCTTTGACCCCGTCGAGGTCGGCGACGGACGCCGTGTTGACCTCCACCGCCGTCACGGCGGCAGCGCAGTGAACGGCTGCGGCCATGGCCATCAGCAGGGCCTTGATCCCCCGCAGCCTCATAGCTCTTCCACCCGCCGGGCGGGGTAGCTGTCCCAGGTCTGGCAGCCGGGGCACTGCCAAAAATGCTGCCGCGCCTCGAAGCCGCAGGCCGCACAGCGGTAGCGGGTGAGCGGCTTTGTCGCTTGGTCCAGCGCCTTTTGCACCTGGGGATGGAACTGCTCGTGCTCCAGTGTTTCCTGCGCCAGCCACTTCGCGGCCGCCACCAGCGAGGGCTCCTTGTCCAGATGGCGCACGTACCACTGCGGCCCGGGCCGGGACGCGTCGCCCGAGGCGGCGTCCATCGACACGATGGCCTCCAGCATGTCCAGCGACGGCGCCCGCTCGTAGTGGCCCAGCAGCAACTGGTAGGTTTCCTCGGCGCGCTGGGTGGCTGCGCCCACTTCGACCAGCAACGGGGCGGCCAGGGGCAGGGCGCCGGGCGATTCGCGCGACAGTTCCAGCAGCGTGGAAAACGCCTGTTCCGGCCGGCCGCAGCGGTGGTGCAGGCGGGCCAGTTCGATGCGCGGGCGGGGGGCGTGGGGCGCGGCGGCCACGGCCTCTTCGAACTGCGCCTGCGCGGCTTCCTGGTCGCCTTGCGCGGCCCGCGCGATGGCCTGCTCGCACAGGTAGTGGGCCTGCCGCGTGCTGAAGTCGCCCTGGTGCGATCCGTGCCTCTTGCGGGCGATGGCCGCCGCCTGCGGCCAGTCGCGCGAGCGTTCGTAGATGGCCAGCAGGGCCAGGCGCGACTGGCTCTCGAACGGCGTGTTCTCCAGCCGCCGCAGGGCATCCTCCGCGCGGTCGAGCAGGCCGGCCTTGAGGAAGTCCAGGGCCAGCGCATGCTGTGCCCGGTCGCGGTCGGTGCGGCTCAGGTCGCCGCGCGACAGCAAGTGCTCGTGCACGCGGACCGCGCGGTTGTACTCGCCACGGCGGCGAAAGAGGTTGCCCAGCGCGAAATGCAATTCGGACGTGTCCGGATCGTTCTGCACCGCCTCGATGAAGGCATCGATCGCCTGGTCCTGCTGCTCGTTGAGCAGGAAGTTCAGGCCCTTGAAATAGGCCTTGGGCGCGCGGCGGTTCTCCTCGCGCAGTTGCCGCAGGTCGAAGCGGGAGGCGAACCACCCCAGCACGAACGCCAGCGGCAGGCCCAGCAGCAGCCAGCTGAAATCAAATTCCATGGATGGAGGGCGGTTGTTGTTGCAGGTCCGGCACGGCTGGGGCCGCGACCGGTGCGGGGGCCGGGGCTTCAGCCGGCAACGCGGCCTGTGCGCGCCGGGCGGCGCTGCGGTGCTTCCACCAGCGGGGCACCATGCCCAGCACGCCCACGACGACCCCGGCCGCGAAGGCCGTCAGCACGACGAGCACCAGGGGGGCGCTCCAGTGCGTGCCGAAAAAGAAGTGCACGGTGGCGTCTTGCTGGTTGTTCAGCGCAAAAGCGAACAGGGTAAAAAAAATGGCTGCCTTGAGCAGCCACAGGAGGTATTTCATGCGTCTCCCCGGTGGTGTGGGGGCATTCTACGGGCACGCCGTGGCGCGTCTGCCATCTGCACCGATACCCGTGCCACGGGCTCCTGGCGCTTGACAGCCAAGCGCAGGCAGCTATCAATTTTGATGTTTTTGCGCCGGTGCATCGACGATGCCCATTTCGACCGTGCGCTGGTCTACGGCTTCGCGCAGGGCCTTGCCGGGCTTGAAGTGGGGCACGCGCTTTTCCGGGATCGCCACGGCTTCGCCGCTGCGGGGATTGCGGCCCATGCGGGGTGGGCGGCGGTTGACCGAAAAGCTGCCAAAACCCCGGATCTCGATGCGGTGGTCGCGCACCAATGCGTCGCCCACGGCGTCCAGAATGGTCTTGACGGCGTATTCGGCATCGCGCTGGGTGAGCTGGCTGAACCGTGCTGCCAGTTCTTCAACGAGGTCTGATCGGGTCATGGAATCCTAGTCTTTGCAACCTGGGAAACAGAACAAAAAGAAGCGGGCGCACGAGGC
This region of Acidovorax sp. GBBC 1281 genomic DNA includes:
- a CDS encoding pesticin C-terminus-like muramidase, with translation MPEQIDYAFLSALEGGSLTTGYVPAANVSKSGVTIATGFDLGQRSESDLKNLGLASGLVTKLKPYLGTKGTDAKTLIEKTPLTITAAEAESIDKATKASHIASVKLKYDSATAAKKNFIDLPAEAQTVIASVSFQYGVNLDAATPKFWKAVTEQDWTEAVKLLKNFGDVYPTRRGKEAALLEKVK
- a CDS encoding hydantoinase B/oxoprolinase family protein, which gives rise to MATQLWQFWVDRGGTFTDVVGRRPDGTLVTHKLLSENPGHYRDAAVAGIRHLLGLAPGAPVSPTQVECVKMGTTVATNALLERKGEPTLLVTTRGFRDALRIAYQNRPRLFDRRIVLPELLYSRVIEAQERVGAHGEVEQALDEAHLRERLWAAHDAGLRSVAIVFMHGYRYTAHEQAAARLAHEAGFTQVSTSHGTSPLMKFVSRGDTTVVDAYLSPILRRYVEQVAAEMPGVPLYFMQSSGGLTDAHRFQGKDAILSGPAGGIVGMARTAELAFAGQARGAGGAAGPGDSVRVIGFDMGGTSTDVSHYAGEFEREFETQVAGVRMRAPMMSIHTVAAGGGSLLEYDGARFRVGPQSAGANPGPASYRRGGPLAVTDANVMVGKIQPAHFPHVFGHGGDEPLDAAVVQARFDDLAAQAGRAAHDVAHGFIQIAVQQMANAIKKISVARGYDVTRYTLQCFGGAGGQHACLVADALGMQRVFVHPLAGVLSAYGMGLADQNLIREQAVEARLSSEALGGIAHTLDALAQAAEAEMAQQQQGGAPVSVRRRVHVRYEGSDAALVVPVGEVPEVPAITAGFEAAYRQRFAFLMRGRALIVEAVSVEAVVAGDAPVEPMQALQPPREAPRRGTVRMYTVGVDGVPAWQDAALVVREDLRPGDVIAGPAIIAEKNATTVVEPGWQAALTALDHLVIDRTTARSVRHALGTTVDPVLLEVFNNLFMNIAEQMGLQLQNTAYSVNIKERLDFSCALFDAQGHLIANAPHMPVHLGSMGESIKAVIHRNAGRMQPGDVYVLNDPYHGGTHLPDITVITPVYLAEEAEPTFYVGSRGHHADVGGTTPGSMPPFSTRIEEEGVQIDNVKLVERGVLREAEIVALLQSGEYPSRNPQQNLADLKAQIAANEKGVQELRRMVQQFGLPVVQAYMGHVQDNAEESVRRAITRLAARLQDGVFTLPLDNGAQIQVAVRVDAAARSAVIDFTGTSAQQANNFNAPTAVCMAAVLYVFRSLVDDDIPLNAGCLKPLQVIIPPGSMLNPLPPASVVAGNVETSTCITNALLGALGVSAGSQCTMNNFTFGNDRHQYYETISGGSGAGGVFGDDGDCVDGFDGTNVVQTHMTNSRLTDPEILEFRFPVRLESYAIRTDSGGAGRWKGGNGGVRRVRFLEPMTAGILSNGRRHGAFGMAGGQPGQPGINRVVRADGRVEVLEHIGQAQMEPGDVFEVHTPGGGGFGGAGS
- the mnhG gene encoding monovalent cation/H(+) antiporter subunit G, with protein sequence MTATTLPLWAEIAIAALVLAGCGIALLGSLGLLRLPTYFERVHAPSVIATLGCWCIVLATLLYFSVQGAGLALHPLLIGLFVAVTVPVTNIFLMRAALFRARRAGQNVPPSLSRLHESTDRDS
- a CDS encoding K+/H+ antiporter subunit F, whose protein sequence is MTNGSILSIALPVAVFLLVLAMSCALVRMLKGPSAQDRVLALDCMYLNGMLCMLVLGIYYGSTNYFEAAMLIALLGFASSTAMAKFLLRGEVIE
- a CDS encoding Na+/H+ antiporter subunit E, with translation MKRLFPAPLLSVALFVMWLMLNRSVSAGQLVLAACVAIAIPALTRGLRPLPVRIRRPGTVLRLVASVIADSVVSNLRLLRFLATPSGHRPHPPGFVQIPLEMRDPNALAVLAMIVCITPGTSWAELSLDRSVLMLHVLELDDKQATIDHVKTRYERPLMEIFES